One window of the Streptomyces asoensis genome contains the following:
- a CDS encoding response regulator transcription factor has protein sequence MRVLVVEDEQLLADAVATGLRREAMAVDVVYDGAAALERIGVNDYDVVVLDRDLPLVHGDDVCRKIVELGMPTRVLMLTASGDVSDRVEGLEIGADDYLPKPFAFSELIARVRALGRRTSLPLPPVLERAGIKLDPNRREVFRDGKEVQLAPKEFAVLEVLMRSEGAVVSAEQLLEKAWDENTDPFTNVVRVTVMTLRRKLGEPPVIVTVPGSGYRI, from the coding sequence GTGCGCGTACTCGTCGTCGAGGACGAGCAGCTGCTCGCCGATGCGGTGGCCACCGGACTGCGCCGGGAGGCCATGGCCGTCGACGTCGTGTACGACGGTGCGGCCGCCCTGGAGCGCATCGGCGTCAACGACTACGACGTGGTCGTCCTCGACCGGGACCTCCCCCTCGTCCACGGCGACGACGTCTGCCGCAAGATCGTCGAACTCGGCATGCCCACGCGCGTGCTGATGCTCACTGCCTCCGGTGACGTCAGCGACCGCGTCGAGGGCCTGGAGATCGGCGCCGACGACTATCTCCCCAAGCCCTTCGCCTTCAGCGAGCTGATCGCACGCGTGCGTGCCCTCGGCCGGCGCACCAGCCTGCCGCTGCCGCCCGTCCTGGAGCGGGCCGGCATCAAGCTCGACCCCAACCGCCGTGAGGTCTTCCGCGACGGCAAGGAGGTCCAGCTCGCGCCCAAGGAGTTCGCCGTCCTGGAGGTGCTGATGCGCAGCGAGGGAGCGGTGGTCTCCGCGGAGCAGCTCCTCGAGAAGGCCTGGGACGAGAACACCGACCCGTTCACCAACGTCGTACGCGTGACCGTCATGACGCTCCGCCGCAAGCTGGGCGAACCTCCGGTGATCGTCACCGTCCCCGGTTCCGGCTACCGGATCTGA
- a CDS encoding DUF4193 domain-containing protein has product MATDYDTPRKTDDDVDSDSLEELKARRNDKSASAVDVDEFEAAEGLELPGADLSNEELAVRVLPKQQDEFTCMSCFLVHHRSQLAREKNGQPICRDCD; this is encoded by the coding sequence ATGGCTACCGATTACGACACCCCACGCAAGACCGATGACGACGTCGACTCAGACAGTCTCGAAGAGCTGAAGGCAAGGCGGAACGACAAGTCCGCTTCCGCAGTCGACGTCGACGAATTCGAGGCCGCGGAAGGACTCGAGCTGCCCGGCGCAGACCTCTCGAACGAGGAACTGGCCGTCCGGGTGCTGCCGAAGCAGCAGGACGAGTTCACTTGCATGAGCTGCTTCCTGGTGCACCACCGCAGCCAGCTGGCCCGGGAGAAGAACGGCCAGCCGATCTGCCGCGACTGCGACTGA
- a CDS encoding sensor histidine kinase: MASTPAPPQAPPKPTWDPRSPQTPFPWLRPTIRIRLTLLYGGMFLIAGILLLSIIYLLAAQALHEGGGGQSLQVRGVNLNVTSATCPAVNSATGDEINSVLKQCDAVQRQHALDDLLSRSLLALLGLAVIAFAFGYAMAGRVLSPLGRITRTARAVAGSDLSRRIELDGPDDELKELADTFDDMLERLQRAFTAQQRFVGNASHELRTPLAINRTLLEVHLSDPNAPVELQQLGKTLLATNERSEQLVEGLLLLARSDNQIVERKPVDLAEVAEQAIDQVHGEAAAKGVVIRGEQKPAVVQGNGVLLERIALNLVQNAVRYNVSEDGWVEVTTEVQHGQAVLVVSNTGPVVPAYEIDNLFEPFRRLRTERTGSDKGVGLGLSIVRSVARAHGGHIAAQPREGGGLVMRVTFPV, encoded by the coding sequence GTGGCATCGACACCCGCGCCTCCCCAGGCGCCCCCGAAGCCCACCTGGGACCCCAGGAGCCCGCAGACCCCCTTCCCCTGGCTGCGCCCGACCATCCGCATACGGCTCACGCTGCTGTACGGCGGGATGTTCCTGATCGCCGGCATCCTGCTGCTGTCGATCATCTACCTGCTCGCCGCGCAGGCCCTCCACGAGGGCGGCGGCGGCCAGTCCTTGCAGGTGCGCGGGGTCAATCTCAACGTCACCAGCGCGACCTGCCCCGCCGTGAACTCCGCGACCGGGGACGAGATCAACTCGGTGCTCAAGCAGTGCGACGCCGTCCAGCGGCAGCACGCCCTGGACGACCTCCTCAGCCGGTCCCTGCTGGCCCTCCTGGGCCTCGCCGTGATCGCCTTCGCCTTCGGTTACGCCATGGCCGGCCGGGTGCTGTCCCCGCTCGGCCGCATCACCCGGACCGCGCGCGCGGTGGCGGGCTCGGACCTGTCCCGCCGTATCGAGCTGGACGGACCGGACGACGAGCTGAAGGAGCTGGCCGACACCTTCGACGACATGCTGGAGCGCCTCCAGCGGGCCTTCACGGCCCAGCAGCGCTTCGTGGGCAACGCCTCGCACGAGCTGAGGACACCGCTGGCGATCAACCGCACGCTGCTCGAAGTGCATCTCTCCGATCCGAACGCGCCGGTGGAGCTCCAGCAGCTCGGCAAGACGCTGCTGGCCACCAACGAGCGCAGCGAACAGCTCGTCGAGGGCCTGCTGCTGCTCGCCCGCAGCGACAACCAGATCGTCGAGCGCAAGCCGGTCGACCTCGCGGAGGTCGCCGAGCAGGCCATCGACCAGGTGCACGGGGAGGCGGCGGCCAAGGGCGTGGTGATCCGCGGAGAGCAGAAACCCGCCGTCGTCCAGGGCAACGGCGTCCTGTTGGAGCGGATCGCGCTGAATCTCGTGCAGAACGCCGTACGGTACAACGTGTCCGAGGACGGCTGGGTCGAGGTGACCACCGAGGTCCAGCACGGGCAGGCGGTCCTCGTCGTGTCGAACACCGGGCCGGTGGTGCCCGCATATGAGATCGATAATCTGTTCGAGCCCTTCCGTCGCCTGCGTACGGAGCGGACGGGCAGTGACAAGGGGGTCGGGTTGGGCCTGTCCATCGTGCGGTCCGTGGCCCGGGCGCACGGCGGTCATATCGCGGCCCAGCCGCGCGAGGGGGGTGGGCTCGTGATGCGGGTCACCTTCCCCGTCTGA
- a CDS encoding DUF3710 domain-containing protein, whose protein sequence is MFGRRKKKGAAEDAAGEAEQVVDSVDAEADDVEGERERVRLEPEPRPDGPWDDSEVRDPAEGRVDLGGIFVPGVDGMELRVEVAGDAIVAATVVLRDSAIQLQAFAAPKREGIWGEVREEIGSGITQQGGIVDEVEGPLGWELRAQVPVQLPDGTGGFHVVRFVGVDGPRWFLRGVISGQGAVQPQAAGLLEQIFRDTVVVRGEGPMAPRDPIVLKLPNDAQMVPEGVQQQDESSRFSGGMGQLQRGPEITEVR, encoded by the coding sequence GTGTTCGGACGTCGCAAGAAGAAGGGTGCCGCCGAGGACGCGGCCGGCGAGGCCGAGCAGGTCGTCGACAGTGTCGACGCTGAGGCGGACGACGTAGAGGGCGAGCGCGAGCGGGTGCGGCTCGAGCCCGAGCCGCGGCCCGACGGGCCCTGGGACGACTCGGAGGTGCGCGACCCGGCCGAGGGCCGTGTGGACCTCGGCGGGATCTTCGTGCCCGGGGTCGACGGCATGGAGCTGCGGGTGGAGGTCGCCGGTGACGCGATCGTCGCGGCGACCGTCGTACTGCGCGACAGCGCCATCCAGCTCCAGGCCTTCGCCGCTCCCAAGCGCGAGGGCATCTGGGGCGAGGTGCGCGAGGAGATCGGCTCCGGCATCACTCAGCAGGGTGGCATCGTCGACGAGGTCGAAGGCCCGCTGGGCTGGGAGCTGCGGGCTCAGGTGCCGGTGCAGCTGCCCGACGGCACGGGTGGTTTCCACGTCGTGCGGTTCGTCGGTGTGGACGGTCCCCGCTGGTTCCTGCGCGGGGTGATCTCGGGCCAGGGCGCGGTGCAGCCGCAGGCGGCCGGTCTGCTCGAGCAGATCTTCCGGGACACCGTCGTGGTCCGCGGTGAGGGCCCGATGGCGCCCCGCGACCCGATCGTCCTCAAGCTGCCGAACGACGCGCAGATGGTCCCCGAGGGCGTCCAGCAGCAGGACGAGAGCTCCCGCTTCTCCGGCGGCATGGGCCAGCTTCAGCGCGGACCGGAGATCACCGAGGTCCGCTAG
- a CDS encoding inositol monophosphatase family protein codes for MTDPLHTELLELAKEAARRAGELLRDGRPADLAVAATKSSPIDVVTEMDIAAEKLITGLISEHRPDDGFLGEEGASSKGTSGIRWVIDPLDGTVNYLYGLPTWAVSIAAEQDGETVVGVVEIPMRGETYHAVRGGGAWGSGAREGERALSCRAAAPLEQALVSTGFNYVTEVRAHQAEVAQRLIPLLRDIRRSGSAAVDLCDVAAGRLDGYYERGLHPWDLAAGDLIAREAGALTGGRPGERPARDLTVAASPGVFEPLQRLLEDFGAWHD; via the coding sequence CTGCGGGACGGCCGCCCGGCCGATCTCGCGGTCGCCGCCACCAAGTCGAGCCCGATCGACGTGGTCACCGAGATGGACATCGCGGCCGAGAAACTGATCACCGGCCTCATCTCCGAACACCGCCCCGACGACGGCTTCCTCGGCGAGGAGGGCGCCTCCAGCAAGGGCACCAGCGGCATCCGCTGGGTGATCGATCCCCTCGACGGCACGGTCAACTACCTCTACGGACTGCCCACCTGGGCCGTCTCCATCGCCGCCGAGCAGGACGGCGAGACCGTCGTCGGGGTCGTCGAGATCCCGATGCGCGGCGAGACGTACCACGCGGTGCGCGGCGGCGGGGCGTGGGGGAGCGGGGCCCGGGAGGGCGAGCGTGCCCTGTCCTGCCGTGCCGCGGCGCCCCTCGAGCAGGCCCTGGTCTCCACCGGCTTCAACTACGTCACCGAGGTCCGTGCCCACCAGGCCGAGGTCGCGCAGCGGCTGATCCCGCTGCTGCGGGACATCCGGCGCAGCGGCTCGGCCGCGGTCGACCTGTGCGACGTGGCCGCGGGACGCCTCGACGGCTACTACGAACGCGGGCTGCACCCCTGGGACCTCGCCGCGGGCGACCTGATCGCCCGGGAAGCGGGCGCGCTGACCGGTGGGCGGCCCGGAGAGCGCCCCGCACGTGACCTGACGGTGGCGGCCTCCCCCGGCGTCTTCGAGCCCCTCCAGCGACTCCTGGAGGACTTCGGCGCCTGGCACGACTGA
- a CDS encoding PaaI family thioesterase, with translation MSGTSAALEPPADAVKPVRHPDAPVPGELLGAHYEHCFGCGGEQKHGLHLEARAGEGVTVTAEFTVQPAHQGAPGLAHGGILATALDETLGSLNWLLRTIAVTGRLETDFVRPVPVGTTLYLEAEVTAVARRKIYSSATGRIGGPDGPLAVRADALFVEVAVEHFVSHGRETEIQAAMSDPDQIRRTRAFEVNP, from the coding sequence GTGAGTGGTACTTCCGCAGCTCTTGAGCCTCCGGCCGATGCCGTGAAACCCGTCCGGCACCCCGACGCTCCCGTGCCCGGCGAGCTTCTCGGCGCCCACTACGAACACTGTTTCGGATGTGGCGGCGAGCAGAAGCATGGGCTGCATCTGGAGGCGCGGGCCGGCGAGGGGGTGACCGTCACCGCCGAATTCACCGTGCAGCCCGCCCACCAGGGCGCGCCCGGCCTCGCGCACGGCGGCATCCTGGCCACCGCCCTCGACGAGACGCTCGGCTCGCTGAACTGGCTGCTGCGGACGATCGCCGTGACCGGACGGCTGGAGACCGACTTCGTACGGCCCGTGCCCGTAGGTACCACGCTGTACCTGGAGGCCGAGGTGACGGCGGTCGCCCGGCGCAAGATCTACTCGAGCGCCACCGGGCGGATCGGCGGCCCCGACGGGCCGCTCGCCGTCCGTGCCGACGCGCTCTTCGTCGAGGTCGCGGTCGAGCACTTCGTGAGCCACGGCCGTGAGACGGAGATCCAGGCCGCCATGAGCGACCCGGACCAGATCAGGCGCACCCGCGCCTTCGAGGTGAACCCGTGA
- a CDS encoding DUF3093 domain-containing protein, with product MQLSTTPYEERLTAPRSWWFVSFLVGVSMALILLPFGTLPLLGGLVGGTAAAAVVASSYGSLRIRVVGDSLIAGEAKIPVAALGEAEILDADEARAWRTYKADTRAFLLLRSYIPTALRVEVTDPDDPTPYLYLSTREPERLAEALKAAREATA from the coding sequence ATGCAGCTCTCGACCACCCCGTACGAAGAACGCCTGACCGCCCCTCGATCGTGGTGGTTCGTCTCGTTCCTCGTGGGTGTCTCCATGGCCCTGATCCTGCTGCCCTTCGGCACCCTGCCGTTGCTCGGCGGTCTGGTCGGCGGCACCGCGGCGGCGGCGGTCGTGGCCAGCTCCTACGGTTCTCTCCGCATCCGCGTCGTGGGCGACTCGCTGATCGCGGGCGAGGCGAAGATCCCGGTCGCGGCCCTGGGCGAGGCGGAGATCCTGGACGCGGACGAGGCGCGCGCCTGGCGCACGTACAAGGCCGACACCCGGGCCTTCCTGCTGCTGCGCTCCTACATCCCCACGGCCCTGCGGGTCGAGGTCACCGACCCGGACGACCCCACGCCCTACCTGTACCTGTCGACGCGGGAGCCGGAGCGCCTGGCAGAGGCACTGAAGGCGGCTCGGGAGGCGACGGCGTAG
- the dut gene encoding dUTP diphosphatase, producing MSRDPLNVLIRRVDPDVPLPTYEHPGDAGADLRTTHSHELAPGERAVLPTGVSIALPEGYAAFVHPRSGLAARCGVALVNAPGTVDAGYRGEIKVIVVNLDPRESVRFERFDRIAQLVVQQVERVRFQEVAELPESARAAGGFGSTGGHAAVGGESGTSASAAEGGATGGNRYASVVSDREGQ from the coding sequence GTGAGCCGCGACCCCCTGAACGTTCTGATCCGGCGCGTCGACCCCGACGTACCGCTTCCGACGTACGAGCACCCGGGTGACGCCGGAGCCGATCTGCGCACCACACACAGCCATGAACTCGCGCCGGGGGAGCGGGCCGTGCTGCCCACGGGGGTGTCCATCGCCCTGCCCGAGGGGTACGCGGCCTTCGTGCACCCGCGCTCGGGGCTGGCCGCCCGGTGCGGCGTCGCCCTCGTGAATGCCCCGGGGACGGTTGATGCCGGGTACCGTGGGGAGATCAAGGTGATCGTGGTGAATCTCGACCCGCGCGAGTCCGTGCGGTTCGAGCGCTTCGACCGGATTGCCCAACTGGTCGTCCAGCAGGTCGAGAGGGTCCGCTTCCAGGAGGTGGCGGAGCTTCCCGAATCGGCGCGGGCCGCAGGGGGCTTCGGGTCCACCGGCGGGCATGCCGCCGTGGGCGGTGAAAGCGGTACAAGCGCCTCGGCCGCCGAGGGCGGCGCGACGGGTGGGAATCGATACGCTTCGGTCGTATCCGACCGGGAAGGACAGTGA
- a CDS encoding alginate lyase family protein, whose protein sequence is MRRTAFLVTVTALIVGALASPNVPRAQAAPTTFAHPGVTVSRAQLDFVRGKVDSAAQPWKGAFDQLLASKYASLSRTPKPRAVVECGSYSNPNYGCTDEREDALAAYTDALAWYITRDERYAKKAIELMDAWSAVVKDHTNSNAPLQTGWAGSSWPRAAEIIKYTYTGGWANSGRFATMLRDVYLPEVINGSNSNGNWELSMTEAAIGISVFLEDRTSYDKAMAKFRTRTAAYVYLASDGELPRTVPSQNLNTRDKIVAYWQGQGTFVTGLTQETCRDLTHTGYGISAISHVAETSRIQGQDLYGTDVGERLRQALGFQAKYQLGTAVPSWLCGGSLNQDLGSVTEVGYNALHNRLGIAMTNTQTLTLQNRPAGTNNLFVAWETLTHGDNPA, encoded by the coding sequence GTGCGTCGAACCGCATTCCTTGTGACCGTCACCGCCCTGATCGTGGGCGCTCTCGCCTCCCCGAACGTCCCCCGGGCTCAAGCCGCCCCCACCACCTTCGCCCACCCCGGGGTCACCGTCTCCCGGGCGCAACTGGACTTCGTCCGGGGCAAGGTCGACTCCGCGGCCCAGCCCTGGAAGGGAGCCTTCGACCAGCTTCTGGCGAGCAAGTACGCCAGTCTGAGCCGCACTCCCAAGCCCCGCGCCGTGGTCGAGTGCGGGTCCTACTCCAACCCGAACTACGGCTGCACGGACGAGCGGGAGGACGCGCTCGCGGCGTACACCGACGCCCTCGCCTGGTACATCACGCGGGACGAGCGGTACGCCAAGAAGGCCATCGAGCTGATGGACGCCTGGTCGGCCGTCGTCAAGGACCACACCAACAGCAACGCGCCCCTCCAGACCGGCTGGGCCGGCTCGTCCTGGCCCAGGGCCGCCGAGATCATCAAGTACACGTACACCGGCGGCTGGGCCAACTCCGGCCGCTTCGCGACCATGCTGCGGGACGTCTACCTGCCCGAGGTCATCAACGGCTCCAACTCCAACGGCAACTGGGAGCTGTCCATGACGGAGGCCGCGATCGGCATCTCCGTCTTCCTCGAGGACAGGACGTCGTACGACAAGGCCATGGCGAAATTCCGCACCCGCACGGCCGCCTACGTCTACCTGGCCTCCGACGGCGAGCTGCCGAGGACCGTGCCGAGCCAGAACCTGAACACCCGGGACAAGATCGTCGCCTACTGGCAGGGGCAGGGCACCTTCGTCACCGGGCTGACCCAGGAGACCTGCCGCGACCTCACCCACACCGGGTACGGCATCTCCGCGATCTCGCACGTCGCCGAGACCAGCCGGATCCAGGGGCAGGACCTGTACGGCACCGATGTCGGCGAGCGGCTGCGGCAGGCCCTCGGCTTCCAGGCCAAGTACCAGCTCGGCACGGCCGTCCCGAGCTGGCTGTGCGGGGGCTCTTTGAACCAGGATCTCGGATCGGTCACCGAGGTCGGTTACAACGCGCTGCACAACCGTCTGGGCATCGCGATGACCAACACCCAGACGCTGACCCTTCAGAACCGCCCGGCCGGCACCAACAACCTCTTCGTCGCCTGGGAGACGCTCACCCACGGGGACAATCCCGCGTGA